From the genome of Streptomyces sp. NBC_01260, one region includes:
- a CDS encoding YggS family pyridoxal phosphate-dependent enzyme, with protein sequence MTDRKAQLAANLAEVEERIASACAAAGRKREEVTLIVVTKTYPASDVRILHELGVRQVAENRDQDAAPKAAACADLSLAWHFVGQLQTNKVRSVVSYADVVQSVDRTKLVTALSAAAARDGRELGCLIQVALDAESGERGERGGVAPDGVEELAAAVESAPGLRLAGLMTVAPLAGPFAGRQRAAFDRLMEISSRLRGNHPAANMVSAGMSADLEDAVAAGATHVRVGTAVLGVRPGLG encoded by the coding sequence ATGACGGACCGTAAGGCTCAACTCGCGGCAAATCTCGCAGAGGTGGAGGAACGCATTGCTTCCGCCTGTGCCGCCGCCGGTCGCAAGCGGGAAGAGGTGACCCTCATCGTGGTCACCAAGACCTACCCCGCGAGCGATGTGCGGATCCTGCACGAACTCGGCGTGCGTCAGGTCGCGGAGAATCGCGACCAGGACGCGGCTCCCAAGGCCGCCGCATGTGCTGATCTGTCTCTCGCATGGCACTTTGTCGGTCAATTGCAGACGAATAAGGTTCGTTCTGTGGTGAGTTATGCCGATGTCGTGCAGTCGGTGGACCGCACCAAGCTGGTGACGGCACTCTCCGCGGCGGCCGCGCGTGACGGTCGTGAACTCGGGTGTCTCATCCAGGTCGCGCTCGACGCGGAGAGCGGTGAACGGGGGGAGCGGGGCGGCGTGGCACCCGACGGGGTCGAGGAGTTGGCCGCCGCGGTCGAATCCGCCCCCGGGCTGCGGCTGGCCGGTCTGATGACCGTCGCACCGCTCGCCGGGCCGTTCGCCGGCAGGCAACGGGCGGCGTTCGACCGGTTGATGGAAATCTCATCCCGGCTGCGCGGGAACCATCCGGCTGCGAACATGGTCTCTGCAGGGATGAGTGCGGACCTTGAGGACGCGGTTGCGGCCGGAGCGACACATGTGCGCGTCGGTACTGCGGTACTCGGAGTCCGACCCGGGCTCGGGTAA
- a CDS encoding cell division protein SepF, whose amino-acid sequence MAGAMRKMAVYLGLVEDDGYDGPGFDPDDEFEPEPEPERDRRRHQPAHQVERERDEPVRAVQPPAQREPVQIPAERERPARIAPVASITPERSNLEKNAPVIMPKVVSEREPYRITTLHPRTYNEARTIGEHFREGTPVIMNLTEMDDTDAKRLVDFAAGLVFGLHGSIERVTQKVFLLSPANVDVTAEDKARIAEGGFFNQS is encoded by the coding sequence ATGGCCGGCGCGATGCGCAAGATGGCGGTCTACCTCGGCCTCGTGGAGGACGATGGGTACGACGGTCCGGGGTTCGACCCCGACGACGAATTCGAACCCGAGCCGGAACCCGAGCGGGACCGGCGCCGGCACCAGCCCGCGCATCAGGTGGAGCGCGAACGGGACGAACCGGTACGAGCGGTGCAGCCTCCGGCGCAGCGGGAGCCGGTTCAGATCCCGGCCGAGCGAGAGCGACCCGCCCGAATCGCCCCCGTGGCATCCATCACACCTGAACGCTCGAACTTGGAGAAGAACGCACCGGTGATCATGCCCAAGGTTGTGTCCGAGCGGGAGCCCTACCGCATCACCACGCTGCACCCCAGGACCTACAACGAGGCCCGTACCATCGGGGAACACTTCCGTGAGGGCACTCCGGTGATCATGAATCTCACGGAGATGGACGACACGGACGCAAAGCGACTTGTCGACTTTGCCGCGGGACTCGTCTTCGGTCTCCATGGCAGCATTGAGCGAGTGACGCAGAAGGTCTTTCTGTTGTCGCCTGCTAACGTCGATGTCACGGCGGAGGACAAGGCCCGCATCGCAGAGGGCGGATTCTTCAACCAGAGCTGA
- a CDS encoding YggT family protein: protein MGVAQSVVYIALMCFLIVLIFRLVMDYVFQFARSWQPGKPMVVVLEAAYTVTDPPLKLLRRFIPPLRLGGVALDLSFFVLMIIVSILISVVIRL, encoded by the coding sequence ATGGGCGTCGCTCAAAGTGTTGTCTACATCGCGTTGATGTGTTTCCTCATCGTGCTGATCTTCCGGCTTGTCATGGACTACGTCTTCCAGTTCGCACGTTCATGGCAGCCGGGCAAGCCGATGGTGGTCGTTCTTGAGGCCGCTTACACGGTCACCGATCCACCGCTCAAGCTCCTGCGGCGGTTCATTCCGCCGCTGCGTCTCGGGGGCGTGGCACTCGACCTGTCCTTCTTCGTTCTGATGATCATCGTTTCCATCCTGATCAGCGTCGTGATCAGGTTGTGA